The genomic window CGGGCAAGTCGCTCTATGCGGTCAAGGCGAATCCGTCGCCCGATCTCGTGCAGATCCTGTGGGACAACGGCATCACGCATTACGACGTCGCATCCATCGCCGAAGTGCGCATGGTGCGGCAGGCGCTGCCCGATGCGACGCTGTGCTTCATGCATCCGGTCAAGTCGCCCGGCGCGATCCGCGAGGCCTATTTCCAGCACGGCGTGAAGACCTTCAGCCTCGATTCGGTCGAGGAACTGGAGAAGATCGTCGATGCGACCCGCGGCGAAGACGGGGAACCGGCAGCCGACCTGCGGCTGTGCGTGCGCCTGCGCGTCTCGTCCGAACATGCCGCGCTCAGCCTCGCATCCAAGTTCGGCTGCGACCTCACCGAAGCGCCTGCGCTGCTGCAGGAAACCCGCCAGTATGCCGACTGGCTGGGCGTGTGCTTCCACGTAGGTAGCCAGGCGATGAGCCCGTTCGCCTATGTCCAGGCGCTCGACCGCACCCGTGCGGCCATTGCCGAAGCTTCGGTCGTTATCGACATGGTCGATGTCGGCGGCGGTTTCCCGAGCGTCTATCCGGGCATGGAGCCTCCGCCGCTCGAAGACTACTTCACCATCATCC from Qipengyuania gaetbuli includes these protein-coding regions:
- a CDS encoding type III PLP-dependent enzyme: MQHFPDAWSVVRALRPDEPIILNRPHAAARAARFFVEKFPGKSLYAVKANPSPDLVQILWDNGITHYDVASIAEVRMVRQALPDATLCFMHPVKSPGAIREAYFQHGVKTFSLDSVEELEKIVDATRGEDGEPAADLRLCVRLRVSSEHAALSLASKFGCDLTEAPALLQETRQYADWLGVCFHVGSQAMSPFAYVQALDRTRAAIAEASVVIDMVDVGGGFPSVYPGMEPPPLEDYFTIIHQHFYALPIAYNAELWCEPGRALCAEYSSLVVKVEKRRGEELYINDGAYGALFDAAHVDWKFPVRALEEDLIKPATDFAFYGPTCDDADFMPGPFSLPEDIQAGDYIEIGMLGAYGAAMKTDFNGFGAAERIIVTDEPMASLYDGSRARPAADNVVSLR